A single region of the Vicia villosa cultivar HV-30 ecotype Madison, WI linkage group LG4, Vvil1.0, whole genome shotgun sequence genome encodes:
- the LOC131596814 gene encoding uncharacterized protein LOC131596814, whose product MAFRGHDESSTSLNKGNFREMVDWVKSQNEQVRDAFDRGGKNCTMTCGDIQKELATCCAHEVTKVIMEELGDRQFSVLIDESRDISIKEQMAVMLRFLNDKGSVVERFIVLHHVKDTTSESLKSALYGIPDKYTLSISRIRGQGYDGASNMRGEFMYITLIVNTTNASCKRRDALIEAQHQDILNKLESCEISRGRGLHQSSSLTRPGDTRWGSHHTTLLRLDQMWSSVLKVLSMVDEDGRGPSQAAVDVVKARLSTMRESGWNNFFTDVQGFCVAKSIPVSNMDDEIPVRGRSRVEGRTITNLHHYRAEIFYVAIDKICVEMDHRFSEGSNMILDCFSCLDPKNSFSKFDVYKLARLASTLILPVSTASVERAFSTMKITKSKLRNKINMYGSMT is encoded by the exons ATGGCTTTTCGTGGCCATGATGAATCCTCTACTTCGCTAAATAAAGGTAATTTTAGAGAGATGGTAGATTGGGTAAAATCTCAGAATGAACAAGTGAGGGATGCTTTTGATCGTGGTGGAAAAAATTGCACAATGACTTGCGGTGACATTCAAAAGGAGCTTGCAACGTGTTGTGCACATGAAGTTAccaaggtgattatggaagagcttgGTGATAGACAATTCTCCGTGCTTATTGACGAGTCACGTGATATATCTATCAAAGAGCAAATGGCGGTGATGTTAAG GTTTTTGAACGACAAAGGGAGTGTGGTGGAACGATTTATTGTTTTACATCATGTTAAAGATACTACATCTGAGTCATTAAAGAGCGCTCTTTATGGTATTCCTGATAAGTACACATTATCTATTTCAAGGATACGAGGGCAAGGATATGACGGAGCTTCAAATATGAGAGGTGAATTTATG TACATCACCTTGATTGTGAATACAACAAATGCATCTTGTAAGAGGAGGGATGCTTTGATAGAGGCACAACACCAAGATATTTTAAATAAACTTGAGAGTTGTGAGATATCTAGAGGAAGGGGCTTGCACCAATCATCTAGCCTCACTAGACCCGGGGATACTAGATGGGGTTCACATCATACTACATTGCTTCGTTTGGATCAAATGTGGTCCTCCGTGTTAAAGGTGCTTAGTATGGTTGATGAAGATGGACGTGGACCATCTCAAGCAGCAG TTGACGTTGTCAAAGCTCGGTTGAGCACAATGAGAGAGAGTGGTTGGAATAATTTTTTTACTGATGTCCAAGGATTTTGTGTTGCTAAAAGTATTCCAGTATCAAATATGGATGACGAAATACCAGTTCGGGGTCGTTCAAGAGTAGAAGGGAGGACTATCACTAATCTTCATCATTACCGTGCAGAAATTTTTTATGTTGCTATTGATAAAATATGTGTGGAGATGGATCACCGCTTTAGTGAAGGAAGTAACATGATACTTGATTGCTTCTCATGTCTTGACCCGAAGAACTCTTTCTCCAAGTTTGATGTTTATAAACTTGCTCGTCTTGCTTCAA CTTTGATATTGCCGGTGTCGACAGCATCTGTTGAAAGAGCTTTTTCAACAATGAAGATTACCAAGTCTAAATTGCGCAATAAGATCAACATGtatggttcaatgacttga
- the LOC131596815 gene encoding uncharacterized protein LOC131596815, producing MQSKAELEPPLNNVVNEFNPNEIVRDPGRRKQINEYAPNIQDQVRRAYILKGPMKPDLSIFPRTQFGSVKRAFCKSWYKNYTWLEYSEIKDAAYCFYCFLFKQPGKAEHFGFEVFTKSGYRD from the coding sequence ATGCAATCGAAAGCTGAATTAGAACCACCGCTTAATAATGTGGTTAATGAGTTTaatccaaatgagattgtgcgtgaTCCAGGTCGTAGGAAACAAATTAATGAGTATGCTCCGAATATTCAAGACCAAGTGAGGAGGGCATATATATTGAAGGGTCCAATGAAACCAGATTTATCAATCTTTCCTCGTACTCAATTTGGAAGTGTTAAAAGAGCATTTTGTAAATCATGGTATAAGAATTATACATGGTTAGAATACAGTGAGATAAAAGATGCAGcttattgtttttattgttttctatttAAGCAACCCGGGAAGGCCGAGCACTTTGGTTTTGAAGTCTTCACTAAAAGCGGATATAGAGATTAG